The following is a genomic window from Amaranthus tricolor cultivar Red isolate AtriRed21 chromosome 10, ASM2621246v1, whole genome shotgun sequence.
AAGATTTCACTATCAGTAGCACTAGTAAGTACAACGAAACGGAGGTAGCAAGATGAACAGTCCACAAGCAAGGGTACACCCCAAACATaaagttaaaagttaaaaaattacatattatcataaaaagCAAGTTTATTAAAGTAATGTCAGTTACTTCTTTAACAAGTAATCTTTCAATTAGTGATTTAAAAACTTGTAAAACAAGTACTTCTTAAGTTAAAGCTATTCAATTTTTTCGCACCAAAAACACCAAATCTAAGGAATTCACCTAGATGTCAAAACTCAATCAGTAGCCAACTTGTATACTCTCTCTTGATAGCGATAATACTTACTCACACTCATATAGTAGGTTACAATCaattgtaagtatttcataatataaattataattcaaaACATTAGTTTATTATCTCAATTGAATTAATAACTAATCCTAAAAAAAAGcaccaataaaaattatttatctaatctaataatgtaaataaaaattgttaTTGGTATACTATAGTACGTGTAGTGTACTTCTAGTACCAGGACCACTTGAAAACTTCTAGAAAGTACCCTAAATGTTAAATTTCCTATGCCGCCACATTAGTACAAAAGAAAACCTTCAATCTAACATCACAATTACACAAACTGGGAATTCTAAAAATTAATCCTATTTCTCCATTGTATATGAAAGGTTGAGATCAATTTTTAGAGGCAGCTGCTGCTGTTCTGGCGGTGGCTGCAACTCAGGTTCATGATGTTGTGGCGGCTACTAAATCTTTTCCGTTCAAAGAATACTTTCTTTCAAAAGGTCTGCTCCAAAGCTTGATAAAAGCATTGTACGTACGGAAACGGAAACAAAACTCAAAGTATATCAACCCTGAAGAAATCGTAGGATTATCCATATGAGATTTTAGACCTCCGATGTTCAACACACAATATAAtgtgatgtgcaaattttatttaaccacAAGCTCACGGTGTACGTATAGTTGCGGGTTGAACACAAGGAAGTTAGGATAAGAAACTTGGTAATCTCTACTAAAGATATTGCTTGAAGAGAAAAAAGATTGATTAGTTGTTtaactaataaactaaaaatgtaATGAAAATGTGGATTAAAACTATATGATTAAAGATCTAGGATATTGAGAATCCCTTAAATTCTTATATGTTTTGGTGGCATTTGGTAGCCTCCAAGATCAAATCTGGTGGCAATACCAAGCCTCTTAAAATCAACAAATGCATATAATAATGCTACGAATGTGGCCCAGAATATTTTCCATCACATAAGTTCATTGGGCATGTATTCAATAATGTGTCAATTCAAACAACAACCCAAAAATTCATTTCATCATTAGTCAAGAAAAATATGCAATCAATGACCATAAACATACTTGTAAATGGACCAAGGATATCAAGCCATTCTTCCTTTTCACAATCACTTTCAGCAAATACAGCATCTATCGAGTTATACACATGGTTAGGATCATCCGGTTCTGGAGTGTAGATAGGTTCACCCTCAGAATCCAATTCTCGACCCCAACATGGATTAGTCTCAACAAATGATTCATAGTCATCTTCAGATTTATCAGGATAATTAGGGTAATCATCATGAACCCTTTTAGGGTTATCAAAATCAACCCTTTTAGGGCTATCATGATTAACAATCTTAGTAGTGTTCATCAAACCCACAAAAGAATCAAGATCAAACAGAGATCCTAaaacacagaaaaaaaaaatcagtaaaaactcaaaaacaaaGCCAGattttgaagaataaacaaaccCAGATTTTGAAGAACAAAGACACAAAATAATGAAGAACAAAGCCAGACCTTGAAACAGCCAAAAAAAGGACcaaatcatcaacaacattccaaaaatcgaagaacaaacccacaaaatcaaagaacaaacccataaaaatcaaagaacaaacCCAGATTTTGAAGAACAAAGGCACAAAATAATGAAGAACAAAGCCAGACCTTgaaacagcaaaaaaaaaaaaggactaaatcatcaacaacattccaaaaatcgaagaacaaacccacaaaatcaaagaacaaacccacaaaatcgaagAACAAACCCATATTTTGAAGAACAAAGGCACAAAATAATCAAGAACAAACCcaagacaaacaaaaaaatcgaagaacaaacccaaaaaatcgaagATCAAATCCAGATTTTGAAGAACAAAGGCACAAAATAATCAAGAACAaacccaaaacaaaccaaaaaatcgaagaacaaacccataaaatcgaagaacaaacccacaaaatcgaagAACAAATCTAGACTTTGAAGAATAAAGGGACAGAATAATCCAGAACAACCTCTTAGTCATCCTTGAGATGAAGTGGTGCGGACGTGGTCTCTCCCTTTTTTGGTTAAATCTAGTAGCATTTCTAAGAAAGCTTGTGAGGTATGTCATCTAGAAAAACAGTCTAGAGATAAATAGCCTATTAGTAAAATTAGAGTAACTTCGCATTTTGAAATAATACATTTATGATTTATGGGGGAAGTACTCAACTCCTTCCTCTTGTGGTGCTACTTATCTCTTTACtttaattgatgattattctagagtTGTCCGAGTGTATCTCTTATTTGACTAAATAGAGATTTATAAGATGTTTACTTTATTATTTACTATGGTTGAACGTCAATTTGATTCTAAAGTTAAAGTTGTGAGTAGTGATAATGATAAGGAATTTAATTGTGTGAAAGATTATTTTGAACAGAATGACATTTTATTTcaaatcaatataaaaaaaataagtagattAAGAGTtagatatataatttaaattttcgtGCAGGTTGTTCATTTCCCTTTTACAATTCGAAAGAGGGCCATTTTATATAGTTAGTCTCCCATAGTAATTTTGTaacatttttgttttaaaataaactttgtATGGTTCTTGGTAATGaaactttctctttttttaaaaaaaaaaacatatatgaatagtttaaataaaataaactttaatcCACAAAAGCAAATTTAGCAAAAATGtaatttgttaataaaaaagtaagttcaattcaacaaaaattaacaaactaaatttgttattcgaaaaaaaaacattaaaaggaTAAATTCTTTATAGGATAAAATGTAAAACAAATGAACttaattttgagttttattttaaaaaatatatagagaAATAAGTGTCATGTAAAAATATATGGAAAAATAAGCTTCTCATGAAATCACTTTCTCTAACAATATTTCTGACAAAGATCTTAAACCAATATGGGTTGCGAAGATGGGTTTTAGGTCAGAAATGAAAATCGTAGTCTTAGACAACGATTTTATTTAATGGTGAAATTGCTATCTAAAATAGCGATTTTGCTTGacttgttttgtttaattattttttcactACACTAGcttatatacaattttttatatttaataagtcatacatatatatatatatatatatatatatatatatatatatatatatatatatatatatatatatatatatatatatatatatatatatataacattaaacattaaaatatataattaaaatgcaTAATACATagtcaaaaacacataaaaaaatgttcattttaaaatacataaatttgaacattaAGAAAATTGTTACCTTAAATATTATTCATGCTAGCATTGCTACTAGCACGTCGTTTATGTCCTGCTCCATTGAATTGGCCACATTTGAGTCAACTATCAATACGACCCTCCATCTCATCATGCAATCTCTTTGACCTTGGACCTTCTTTTGTTCATACTCTACTAGCATCAGGAATCAGGTGAGGGCTAGTGTATTCTCTCAATTGAGTAGATTCAAGCACTGGTTTAAATTGGGGCTCATCATTCCTCATATAACTAGTAGCGCGaaaacaataattcataaaaggTTCTGGAAATAAGATATAAGCAGAATGTACAACTAGCACATGTGAACATGGATAGTAAAATATAATACCTAAGCCTTGTTACACAAATACACATACAACTGCAGTTTGAAAAGCAAATAGAGTAACGCTTCCCACCTTTGCATTCTATTTGTTCACCTTTCTCGGTTGTGACCTAAAATATTCCTCTGTTTATGTAAATGACTCCACATTGtgatatcactagtggaaaaaagttCAATCGCTGCGATTTTTTAGCCATCATATACTGCAGTTTTGAACCCAAGCAATCGTGATTGCAGTAGATAGGCAATTACAAATGTTGCGGTTCAAAACCACAGCACAAAAtcacattatatgctgcggttctaggTAAACCGTAACatataatggttttttttttctttcgttTTATTACCAAACCAATGTATAATATTCATTTCTAATATATGCAATTGAAATCACCAAATATAATTATCATAAATTCATCACCAATATATATACACTTGaggaattataataaacaaatatattatatatcataaaaaataCATTACACAATGGcgaaagtatatatatattgaaatttaacaatactttatattatattatattatattatattatattatattatattatattatattatattatatatatatatatatatatatatatatatatatatatatatatatatatatacctatatatatatatatacatatatatatatatacacaaatatatatatatatatatatatatacacatatatacacacacacacacacacacacacacacacacacacacacacacacacacacacacacacacacacacacacacacacacacacacacacacacacatatatatatatatatacacatatatatatatatatatacacatatatatttatatatatacacacacatatatatatatatactcatatatatatatatatatatatatatatatatatatatatatatatatatatatatatatatatatatatatatatatatatatatatctatatatatatatacatatatatatatatatacacatatatatatataaacatatatatatatatatatatatacacacacacacacacacacaaatatatatatatatatatatatatatatatatatatatatatatatatatatatatatatatatatatatatatatatatatatatatatatatatatatatatatatatatatatatatatatatatatatatatatatatatatatatatatacacacacacatatatatatatacacacacacacacacacacacacacacacacacacacacacacacacacacacacacacacacacacacacacacacacacacacacacacatatatatatatatatatatatatatatatatatatatatacatatatatatatatatatatatatacatatatatatatatacatatatatatatatacatatatatatatatacatatatatatatatatatacatatatatatatatatatacatatatatatatatatatacatatatatatatatatatatatatatatatatatatatatatatacatatatatatatacatatatatatacatatatacacacacacacacacacacacatatatatatatatatatatatatatatatatatatatatatatatatatatatacacacacacacacacacacacatatatatatatatatatatatatatatatatatatatatatatatatatacatatatatatatatatatatacatatatatatatatatacatatatatatatatatatatatacatatatatatatatatatatatatatatatatatatacatatatatatatatacatatatatatacatatacacacacacacacacacacacacatatatatatatatatatatatatatatatacacacacacacacacacatatacacacaaaatctaaaataattacactaccaaacacataaattagataAATGCACGGCCACCTTGTTCTTTAATTCACGCATTTTCTCTGTTGTTAATTTGCGTGTTTCCCTTTGAGTGTCatataaaacctaaatattttataaaaataattaaaaaataaagtttagattttacataataataaatgtgtaatattataatttaagaacgtaacatatACATATCgcatcaatattttcgactccaacattGTTCATGGCTTGTAAGAGATCTTCCAtaaatttgagagtgtagtagccacAATCAATAGAattatcttgtcgaaagcactaagagataataaatattattgccaaacaaaatagtgttgtgcgccaagtttcatgccaaacaaaccaagtttgaactaatttatgcgagaaagtgcaaaaaacgcttaaaaaaccttaaaaacgcaacttagcacgtaatttgaagcatatggctattgttttcaattctaaccatttcaacacaataatatatatatatatatatcaaatgctattgtgtgccaagtttcatgcaaacaaactaagtttgaactattttatgcgagaaagagccaaaaacgcttaaaaaaccttaaaagcgcaagTTAGCActcaatttcaagcatatacgattgttttcaattctaaccattttaacacaataccaaatagtgttgtgtgccaagtttcatgccaaacaaaccaagtttgaactacattaggcgagaaagtgccaaaaaagcttatttatactaaacatacatccaagaacgatcttttgtcatcttaagtgtaattaattaaaaataaatttaataatcatttttaaacatatatacttatttataccaaacataattaaccctaaaaatatgtaCTTATCTACactaaacatatttaaccctaaatatattttatattttagttcTATATAAgcacttcatattctaattctatataaccaaacatattctaattcaatacttcatacttcaatattaagcctaaaaataaatcatttaaccctaaaatatatgtatattctatctaattctaataattaaaacatatgCACAACAACAAATCACATTTTTGACAAAAtacacaaataattaacaaattaataacataattttgaaaattgtcaaaCTTACAAAtatatctttagcactaaattacgagtaaaacaataaaaatatgaact
Proteins encoded in this region:
- the LOC130825072 gene encoding uncharacterized protein LOC130825072 isoform X1, with product MLLMIWSFFWLFQGLALFFIILCLCSSKSGFVYSSKSGFVFEFLLIFFFCVLGSLFDLDSFVGLMNTTKIVNHDSPKRVDFDNPKRVHDDYPNYPDKSEDDYESFVETNPCWGRELDSEGEPIYTPEPDDPNHVYNSIDAVFAESDCEKEEWLDILGPFTRLIYFEFCFRFRTYNAFIKLWSRPFERKYSLNGKDLVAATTS
- the LOC130825072 gene encoding uncharacterized protein LOC130825072 isoform X2, whose product is MNTTKIVNHDSPKRVDFDNPKRVHDDYPNYPDKSEDDYESFVETNPCWGRELDSEGEPIYTPEPDDPNHVYNSIDAVFAESDCEKEEWLDILGPFTRLIYFEFCFRFRTYNAFIKLWSRPFERKYSLNGKDLVAATTS